A single window of Paroedura picta isolate Pp20150507F chromosome 8, Ppicta_v3.0, whole genome shotgun sequence DNA harbors:
- the PLSCR5 gene encoding phospholipid scramblase family member 5, with protein MASQDILGHIHKPLEDPLPGSPDPPEQLKPSETTAICKQAQPAASLPPGLEYLRQLDQIIIHQQVELLQVILGTETCSKYEIKNHLGQRVYFAVEENGCFDRNFCSPLRSFTIRITDNTGQEVITVNRPLRCNSCWFPCYLQELEVQSPPGTTVGYVIQKWDPFLPKFTIRNESNEDVLKITGPYATCGCFGDVDFEVKSLNEMSTIGKISKYWSGFVNNIFTNTANFGIQVPVDLDVKIKAVMIGACFLIDLMFFENSLDGL; from the exons ATGGCCTCTCAAG ATATTCTTGGCCACATTCATAAACCCCTAGAAGATCCtcttcctggttctccagatcctCCAGAGCAACTGAAACCTTCAGAGACAACTGCCATCTGTAAACAAGCCCAGCCTGCTGCCAGTTTGCCTCCCGGTTTGGAATATCTACGCCAG TTGGACCAGATCATTATTCACCAGCAAGTGGAGCTTCTTCAAG TTATACTTGGCACTGAAACCTGCAGCAAGTATGAGATAAAAAACCACCTGGGGCAAAGAGTTTACTTTGCAGTGgaggaaaatggttgctttgatcGGAACTTCTGTTCACCTCTACGGTCCTTCACCATACGGATTACAGACAACACTGGTCAAGAAGTTATCACTGTGAACAGACCCTTAAGATGTAACAGCTGCTGGTTTCCATGTTATCTGCAGGAG TTAGAAGTTCAGTCTCCTCCTGGGACCACAGTTGGCTACGTGATACAGAAATGGGACCCCTTTCTGCCAAAATTCACAATCAGGAATGAAAGCAATGAAGATGTGCTGAAGATCACAGGCCCTTATGCAACATGTGGTTGCTTTGGAGATGTTGATTTTGAG GTAAAATCTCTCAATGAAATGTCTACAATTGGCAAGATTTCCAAGTATTGGTCTGGTTTTGTCAATAACATCTTTACCAACACAGCCAACTTTGGTATTCAGGTTCCGGTGGATctggatgtaaaaatcaaagcaGTAATGATTGGGGCTTGCTTCCTCATA